A single genomic interval of Helianthus annuus cultivar XRQ/B chromosome 6, HanXRQr2.0-SUNRISE, whole genome shotgun sequence harbors:
- the LOC110865360 gene encoding probable glutathione S-transferase — protein MTDEVKLYGIEVSPLVARVKIALNLKGINYDFIQEDLDNKSPDLLKYNPVLKKVPVFVHNGNPISESLVIIEYIDEIWKGVPIMPKDAYEKAQVRFWAKVIDDKCHPAVLKAILSHGEEQAVAEADEQLQFLENELKVKGSKFFGGDKIGLVDICAGYTIFWVGAAEEALGIELVAKDKFPKITEWSDNCINCQVVKDGLPTRESLVAFYNRLFGKAE, from the exons ATGACGGACGAAGTGAAGTTGTACGGAATTGAAGTAAGTCCATTGGTTGCAAGAGTTAAAATAGCTTTGAATCTTAAGGGAATCAACTACGACTTCATCCAAGAAGATCTGGACAACAAGAGTCCCGACCTTCTCAAATACAATCCTGTTCTTAAAAAGGTACCGGTGTTCGTTCACAATGGGAATCCGATATCGGAGTCTCTTGTGATCATCGAGTACATCGATGAAATCTGGAAAGGGGTTCCGATTATGCCCAAGGATGCTTACGAGAAGGCTCAGGTTCGATTTTGGGCGAAAGTCATCGATGATAAG TGTCATCCTGCAGTATTAAAGGCTATTCTCAGCCATGGAGAGGAGCAAGCAGTTGCAGAAGCTGATGAGCAATTGCAATTTCTGGAAAATGAACTGAAAGTGAAAGGCAGCAAGTTTTTTGGAGGTGACAAGATTGGCCTAGTGGATATTTGTGCAGGTTACACAATCTTTTGGGTTGGAGCAGCAGAAGAAGCATTAGGAATAGAGCTGGTGGCCAAAGACAAGTTCCCAAAGATAACAGAATGGTCTGATAACTGTATTAACTGCCAAGTTGTCAAGGATGGCTTGCCTACAAGAGAGAGCCTTGTTGCTTTCTATAACCGGTTGTTTGGTAAGGCGGAATAG